From Hartmannibacter diazotrophicus, a single genomic window includes:
- a CDS encoding CobW family GTP-binding protein translates to MSTFPVTLITGFLGSGKTTLLNNLLHDQQMADTAVIINEFGDVAIDHLLVESAIENAVVLQSGCICCTVRGDLVDTLGDLVAKAERGDIPRFSRIVIETTGLADPTSVVRLFAGEPLLAETFHLRAVVTTVDAVNGMTQLDKFEEAARQVALADVLILTKTDLVEPQATNVLRDRLHHLNPGAEIIPVVAGKLSPDDLFAHAPAAPSGPDGDVGRWLKLDAFGPREPHRNGHDHAHGDASSSHDDHHNHDDAHHGHLHHDASIHSFTVTLDAPIERDALRGWLASILSLRGQDLLRMKGIVNVLGLDGPMVVHAVQDIVHPPMTLAAWPSDDHSTRIVFITRNISQPALQRSLEAMAREHRVS, encoded by the coding sequence ATGAGTACCTTTCCCGTCACGCTGATTACCGGCTTTCTGGGCAGTGGCAAGACGACACTGCTCAACAATCTGCTGCATGATCAGCAGATGGCGGATACGGCCGTCATCATCAACGAATTCGGCGACGTCGCGATCGACCATCTGCTGGTGGAAAGCGCCATCGAGAATGCCGTCGTGCTGCAAAGCGGCTGCATCTGCTGCACCGTGCGAGGCGATCTCGTCGATACGCTCGGCGACCTCGTCGCCAAGGCCGAGCGTGGCGATATCCCCCGGTTTTCACGGATCGTCATCGAGACGACCGGGCTTGCCGATCCGACATCCGTTGTCCGTCTTTTCGCCGGCGAACCGCTGCTGGCGGAGACATTCCATCTTCGGGCCGTGGTCACCACGGTTGACGCCGTCAACGGCATGACGCAGCTCGACAAATTCGAGGAGGCGGCAAGGCAGGTCGCTCTCGCCGACGTCCTGATTCTGACCAAGACGGACCTCGTCGAGCCGCAGGCAACCAATGTCCTGCGAGACCGGCTGCACCATCTCAATCCGGGTGCCGAGATCATTCCGGTCGTCGCGGGAAAACTTTCGCCGGACGACCTGTTCGCCCATGCACCGGCAGCGCCTTCCGGCCCGGACGGCGATGTCGGCCGATGGCTAAAGCTTGACGCCTTCGGGCCGCGCGAGCCGCACCGGAACGGCCACGACCATGCGCATGGCGATGCTTCCTCATCCCATGACGATCACCACAACCACGACGATGCGCATCATGGTCACCTTCACCACGACGCATCGATCCATTCCTTCACCGTCACGCTGGACGCCCCCATCGAGCGTGACGCGCTGCGCGGCTGGCTGGCGTCGATCCTGTCGCTGCGCGGACAGGATCTCCTTCGCATGAAGGGCATCGTCAACGTTCTGGGCCTTGATGGCCCGATGGTCGTTCATGCGGTGCAGGACATTGTCCATCCGCCCATGACACTGGCCGCTTGGCCAAGCGACGACCACTCGACGCGGATCGTCTTCATCACGCGCAATATCTCCCAGCCCGCGCTGCAGCGCAGCCTCGAGGCCATGGCCCGTGAACATCGGGTATCGTGA
- the copD gene encoding copper homeostasis membrane protein CopD: protein MIGPGNAMIAVRLATYPAAILVYGTSLFLAFIAPNSTKASLGRRFALPLLIAAAIALAATIAWVFAEAAIIAGGWREAATGGLLQTLVFHTSIGEGWLLRCCLAALTTLAVAATFDRPVLVTFVSGLQLASFALSGHAVMNEGIAGVAHVAADAVHLLAGGAWAGSLIALALALSHAASQSDSLHDTRRLVARYSRMGQWAVALVVASGIANTLFDIGGWPVDRLSPYLLLLAAKITLVLAMIALATRNRFVLSPSIAGGDPVAIGKLRNAALAEAILAVCVLALVAVLGTLSPM, encoded by the coding sequence ATGATCGGCCCGGGCAACGCCATGATCGCCGTGCGGCTTGCGACTTACCCGGCGGCGATCCTCGTCTACGGAACCAGCCTCTTTCTGGCGTTCATCGCTCCGAATTCCACGAAGGCGTCTCTCGGTCGGCGGTTTGCTCTGCCTCTCCTGATCGCCGCAGCCATCGCCCTTGCGGCCACCATCGCCTGGGTCTTTGCCGAAGCGGCCATCATTGCCGGTGGCTGGCGGGAGGCCGCGACCGGTGGGCTCCTGCAAACGCTCGTCTTTCACACAAGCATAGGCGAGGGGTGGCTGCTCCGGTGTTGCCTGGCGGCGCTGACGACATTGGCGGTGGCGGCAACATTCGATCGGCCGGTACTCGTGACATTCGTCTCGGGCCTGCAACTGGCAAGCTTCGCCCTTTCCGGTCATGCCGTCATGAACGAGGGCATCGCGGGCGTCGCGCATGTTGCGGCGGACGCCGTGCATCTTCTCGCAGGAGGCGCCTGGGCGGGGTCCCTGATTGCCTTGGCGCTTGCGCTGTCGCACGCCGCCTCGCAATCGGACTCGCTTCACGACACACGGCGTCTGGTGGCGCGGTATTCGCGCATGGGACAATGGGCCGTTGCCCTCGTGGTCGCGAGCGGTATTGCCAATACGTTGTTTGACATTGGTGGCTGGCCGGTGGATCGGCTTTCACCCTATCTTCTGCTTCTCGCCGCCAAAATCACACTCGTGTTGGCGATGATCGCGCTGGCAACGCGCAACCGGTTCGTCTTGTCGCCCTCGATTGCCGGCGGCGATCCCGTCGCCATCGGCAAGCTCAGGAACGCTGCCCTGGCAGAAGCGATACTCGCGGTCTGCGTGCTGGCCCTCGTCGCCGTTCTTGGAACGCTGTCGCCGATGTGA
- the copC gene encoding copper homeostasis periplasmic binding protein CopC yields the protein MKLIRKGLLACAIGLGLTTGAFAHARLESAVPAANATVSAAPTVLALDFSEAIEPSLSGAKVTDSGNHAIATGTPSVADGNDKELLVPIIGTLSRGSVHVAWHALALDGHETTGTFQFTIGD from the coding sequence ATGAAACTGATCCGCAAGGGTCTGCTCGCCTGTGCCATCGGCCTCGGCTTGACGACCGGTGCCTTCGCCCACGCCCGTCTGGAGAGCGCCGTTCCCGCCGCGAATGCGACGGTCTCGGCCGCGCCGACGGTGCTGGCGCTCGATTTCTCCGAGGCCATCGAACCCAGCCTCAGCGGCGCAAAGGTGACCGACAGCGGCAACCATGCCATCGCGACCGGCACACCCTCGGTTGCCGACGGCAACGACAAGGAATTGCTGGTTCCCATCATCGGCACATTGTCCCGAGGCTCCGTCCACGTCGCATGGCACGCGCTCGCGCTCGACGGGCACGAGACGACGGGCACCTTCCAGTTCACCATCGGGGACTGA
- a CDS encoding anti-sigma factor family protein has protein sequence MNERPISEDDLQAYVDGRLDQVRHAEIEAYLEAHPQEAERLASYQRQREQLKAALRPIAEEPIPSELNLARLVQDNRKALRRHSWRDAAAAVVLLGAGLAGGWSLHGGMPAGTEGVTALASEAADSYAVYASDHVRPVEITAADSRDLVSWTSDRLRHPLTIPDLERAGYRFMGGRLVATPHGPAVMLMYDDDRGTRLVMVTRKMAADKNAPMSETRSGNLTGYTWANDGIGYSLVGPVAPQDLHPVADEIRQQTTQNV, from the coding sequence ATGAACGAACGACCGATCAGCGAAGACGATCTCCAGGCCTATGTCGACGGCAGGCTCGATCAGGTCCGTCACGCCGAGATCGAGGCCTACCTGGAGGCACATCCGCAGGAAGCCGAACGCCTTGCGTCCTATCAACGCCAGCGCGAGCAGTTGAAGGCGGCTCTGCGCCCCATCGCCGAGGAACCGATCCCCTCCGAACTCAATCTCGCTCGTCTGGTGCAGGACAACCGCAAGGCCTTGCGCCGCCATTCCTGGCGCGATGCCGCCGCTGCCGTCGTCCTGCTTGGCGCAGGGCTCGCCGGCGGATGGTCGCTCCATGGCGGGATGCCCGCAGGAACGGAGGGCGTCACCGCTCTCGCCAGCGAGGCCGCCGACAGCTATGCCGTCTATGCCAGCGATCACGTCCGGCCCGTGGAAATCACCGCCGCCGACAGCCGCGATCTCGTCTCCTGGACGTCGGACCGGCTCCGGCATCCGCTCACCATTCCGGACCTCGAACGCGCCGGCTATCGCTTCATGGGCGGCCGTCTCGTCGCCACCCCCCACGGCCCGGCCGTGATGCTCATGTATGACGACGACAGGGGAACGCGGCTCGTCATGGTCACCCGGAAGATGGCGGCCGACAAGAATGCGCCCATGTCGGAGACCCGGTCAGGAAATCTCACCGGCTATACCTGGGCCAACGACGGCATCGGCTACAGCCTCGTCGGGCCCGTCGCGCCGCAAGACCTGCATCCAGTCGCCGACGAGATCCGCCAGCAGACAACGCAGAACGTCTGA
- a CDS encoding RNA polymerase sigma factor, with product MDDMMTLLEPLIPPLRRYARALLHDRTAADDLVQDCLEHAISRWHQRREGSDTRSWTFTILHNLAVSRLRQEKRRGAHVAIEDIGQDAMAQAADQDQGLRQQDVLRALDTLPEDQKSVLLLVSVEDMSYADAARVLDIPLGTVMSRLARARERMRRFMEDESETGQIVSFRPRSVK from the coding sequence ATGGATGACATGATGACCCTGCTGGAGCCACTGATCCCGCCGCTCAGGCGCTATGCCCGGGCCTTGCTCCACGACCGGACCGCCGCCGACGATCTCGTGCAGGATTGTCTGGAGCATGCGATCAGCCGCTGGCATCAAAGACGCGAAGGCAGCGATACCCGCTCGTGGACTTTCACGATCCTGCACAATCTGGCGGTCTCCCGGCTGCGGCAGGAGAAACGGCGGGGCGCGCATGTTGCGATCGAGGATATCGGACAGGACGCCATGGCCCAGGCCGCCGATCAGGATCAGGGGCTCAGACAGCAGGACGTTCTTCGTGCGCTCGACACCTTGCCGGAAGATCAGAAAAGCGTGCTGCTCCTCGTCTCGGTCGAGGACATGAGCTATGCCGATGCCGCGCGGGTGCTCGATATTCCGCTGGGGACGGTGATGTCCCGTCTTGCGCGAGCGCGCGAGCGCATGCGGCGGTTCATGGAAGATGAGAGCGAAACCGGACAGATCGTCTCGTTCCGCCCGCGGAGTGTGAAATGA
- a CDS encoding YncE family protein: MKRILFSTALAGALLASVSAFAGQAPYAASAKDFPVSHRDRVYAAEQYSNTVSVTDPASNKLLGVIRLGDPQPGNLSPLYRGQTLVHGMGFSPDNRTLAVVSTGSNSVTFIDTATNKVKHTTYVGRSPHEAFFTPDGKEVWVTVRGEDYVDVLDGKTFEEKTRIKTPAGPGMQIFSVDGKYGYVCNSFNPETDVIDVASHKIVAKVKQASPFCPNIAATPDGKQVWFTLKDVGKVQVFDAKPPFNVIKTIDTGPITNHVNFAHNANGTFAYVTIGGLNEVKVYRTDDFSQVATIPVGDLPHGLWPSGDGSRIYVGLENAAKLAAIDTLTNKVIATIPIGQAPQAVAYVPNAVPEGAGTENLQPLGLSGEVAHFNLSAPGSEKGGKAPTSVALFDQGLTQVLEASVTGLEPGHQYVLALAAKSDGSGDLQPLAQFKANPAGGSIVNAVGPIRQVVQGQDSGSKRYLVIASGTMDKISTPVQVQTTSAD, from the coding sequence ATGAAACGCATTCTCTTTTCCACCGCGCTGGCCGGCGCGCTGCTTGCCAGCGTATCCGCCTTCGCCGGCCAGGCGCCCTATGCGGCTTCGGCCAAGGACTTTCCCGTCAGTCATCGTGACCGCGTCTATGCCGCGGAACAGTATTCCAACACGGTCTCGGTGACCGATCCGGCCAGCAACAAGCTCCTCGGCGTCATCCGCCTCGGCGACCCGCAGCCGGGCAACCTGTCGCCGCTCTACCGCGGCCAGACGCTCGTCCACGGCATGGGCTTTTCGCCGGACAACAGGACGTTGGCCGTCGTCTCCACCGGCAGCAACTCGGTGACCTTCATCGACACCGCCACCAACAAGGTGAAGCACACGACCTATGTCGGCCGGTCGCCGCACGAAGCCTTCTTCACGCCCGACGGCAAGGAAGTCTGGGTCACCGTCCGCGGCGAGGACTATGTCGACGTCCTCGACGGCAAGACGTTCGAGGAAAAGACCCGGATCAAGACCCCGGCCGGCCCGGGCATGCAGATCTTTTCCGTCGACGGCAAATACGGCTACGTCTGCAACTCCTTCAACCCGGAGACCGACGTGATCGACGTGGCGAGCCACAAGATCGTCGCCAAGGTCAAGCAGGCAAGCCCCTTCTGCCCGAATATCGCGGCAACGCCCGACGGCAAGCAGGTCTGGTTCACCCTGAAGGATGTCGGCAAGGTTCAGGTCTTCGACGCCAAGCCGCCGTTCAACGTGATCAAGACCATCGATACCGGGCCGATCACCAACCATGTCAACTTCGCCCACAATGCCAATGGCACCTTTGCCTATGTAACCATCGGCGGCCTCAACGAGGTCAAGGTCTACCGGACGGACGACTTCAGCCAGGTCGCCACGATCCCGGTCGGCGATCTGCCGCACGGCCTCTGGCCCTCGGGCGATGGCAGCCGCATCTATGTCGGTCTGGAAAACGCGGCAAAGCTCGCGGCCATCGACACCCTGACCAACAAGGTCATCGCGACGATCCCGATCGGGCAGGCGCCGCAGGCCGTGGCCTATGTTCCCAATGCCGTGCCTGAAGGCGCCGGTACGGAGAACCTGCAGCCGCTCGGCCTTTCCGGCGAGGTCGCGCACTTCAACCTCTCCGCGCCGGGCTCGGAGAAGGGCGGCAAGGCGCCGACCAGCGTGGCGCTGTTCGACCAGGGGCTGACGCAGGTTCTGGAGGCTTCGGTCACGGGCCTTGAGCCGGGCCACCAGTATGTGCTGGCGCTTGCGGCGAAGTCGGATGGATCGGGCGACCTTCAGCCGCTGGCCCAGTTCAAGGCCAACCCGGCCGGTGGCTCGATCGTCAACGCCGTCGGGCCGATCCGGCAGGTCGTGCAGGGGCAGGACTCCGGGTCCAAGCGCTACCTGGTGATCGCCTCGGGCACGATGGACAAGATCAGCACCCCGGTTCAGGTTCAGACGACGTCTGCTGACTGA
- a CDS encoding DUF305 domain-containing protein translates to MISEKRKSAAHIALMSAVFLLAGPVLPVAADDMSSMTMQTPAPAAGTDPAALKAEQPFLDGNDTAMSKMMAGMAVPPTGDVDKDFVDMMVPHHQGAIDMAKLLLRYGKNQKLKYLAQEIIITQQQEIAAMRLAVGEPLPASTPSPTEAGN, encoded by the coding sequence ATGATCTCGGAAAAGCGCAAGTCGGCAGCGCATATCGCTCTCATGAGCGCCGTCTTTCTCCTCGCAGGTCCGGTCTTGCCGGTCGCGGCGGACGACATGTCTTCCATGACGATGCAGACACCGGCGCCGGCGGCGGGTACCGATCCCGCCGCCCTCAAGGCGGAACAACCGTTCCTCGACGGCAACGATACCGCCATGTCGAAAATGATGGCCGGAATGGCTGTTCCGCCGACCGGCGACGTCGACAAGGATTTCGTCGACATGATGGTTCCCCACCATCAGGGCGCCATCGACATGGCCAAGCTTCTGCTGCGCTACGGCAAGAACCAGAAGCTGAAGTATCTCGCCCAGGAAATCATCATCACGCAGCAGCAGGAGATCGCCGCCATGCGCCTGGCGGTCGGCGAGCCGCTGCCCGCCTCGACACCGTCGCCCACCGAAGCCGGCAACTGA
- a CDS encoding GlxA family transcriptional regulator, which yields MSRQANQTGSVPLRVCLLALPDAVISTLAGLYDVLNGVSMMGIARPGTEHPFKVEIVCEEAGLLQLASGVPIEVQRPIEDIAACDILIVPSVLLKPGGWQTGRYPRLVDWIVRMHDGGARLCSACSGVFLLAETGLFDGRDATVHFGYADQFAACYPTIQIHPERVLVISGTREDLVSSGASNTWHDLVLYLIAHHVGATVAQEVARMFALQWHQDGLTPYMIFEGRTDHGDAEILNAQEWLATNFSIANPVEEMIRRSKLAERTFKRRFADATGIAPLAYVQRLRIEDAKRRLERTDSPVDEISWRVGYEDAAFFRRLFKRTIGMTPGAYRRRFQIPEFARR from the coding sequence ATGTCCAGACAGGCGAACCAGACCGGATCTGTCCCGCTGCGGGTCTGCCTCTTGGCGCTGCCGGATGCGGTCATCTCGACGCTGGCCGGGCTCTACGATGTCCTGAACGGGGTCTCGATGATGGGGATCGCCCGCCCCGGAACGGAGCATCCCTTCAAGGTCGAGATCGTCTGCGAGGAAGCGGGCCTGTTGCAGCTGGCCAGCGGCGTTCCCATCGAGGTCCAGCGCCCGATCGAAGACATTGCGGCGTGCGACATCCTCATCGTCCCGTCGGTCCTGCTCAAACCGGGCGGATGGCAAACGGGTCGCTACCCGCGCCTGGTGGACTGGATTGTGCGCATGCACGACGGCGGTGCGAGGCTGTGCTCGGCCTGCTCCGGGGTCTTCCTGCTGGCCGAGACGGGGCTGTTCGACGGCAGGGACGCGACCGTCCATTTCGGCTACGCGGACCAGTTCGCGGCCTGCTACCCGACCATCCAGATCCATCCCGAGCGCGTGCTGGTGATCTCGGGAACGCGCGAAGATCTCGTCAGCTCGGGCGCGTCGAACACCTGGCACGACCTGGTGCTCTACCTCATCGCCCATCATGTCGGCGCGACCGTCGCACAGGAGGTGGCGCGCATGTTCGCGCTGCAATGGCACCAGGACGGGCTGACCCCCTACATGATCTTCGAGGGCAGGACCGACCACGGCGATGCCGAAATCCTGAATGCGCAGGAGTGGCTTGCGACCAACTTCTCGATCGCCAATCCCGTGGAAGAGATGATCAGGCGCTCGAAACTCGCCGAACGCACGTTCAAGCGGCGCTTCGCCGATGCGACCGGGATCGCGCCTCTTGCGTATGTGCAACGCCTGCGGATCGAGGATGCGAAGCGGCGGCTGGAGCGCACGGATTCACCCGTGGATGAGATCAGTTGGCGGGTGGGCTACGAAGACGCCGCGTTTTTCCGCCGTCTGTTCAAGCGCACCATTGGAATGACGCCGGGCGCCTATCGGCGGCGGTTCCAGATTCCGGAGTTCGCGCGTCGATAG
- a CDS encoding class I SAM-dependent methyltransferase has translation MLDTPKIDQARLDAFATRAIGDLTAGYTGVMVSLGSKLGLYKAMAGAGPLSAKEVAKRAGCAERYVGEWLNAQAAGGYIAYHGASDTYELLPEQAMVLADEDSPVYIPHAWNVPASMWFDEAKSLEAFRTGKGVAWGEHDGRLSCGSAAFFRNGYRAALVPQWLPALDGVVEELEAGIAVADVGCGYGHSTLLMAKAFPNSRFHGFDTHPGSLVEARRNAEVAGLSDRIEYGLARADDYPDGQYGLICFFDILHDLGDPVAAARHAAKTIAPGGTVLLVEPFARDHVRDNLSPVAQLYYSASTVICTAHAISEGGHMVLGAQAGEARLAEVFRKAGFTHFRRAVETPFNLIFEVRR, from the coding sequence ATGCTGGATACACCGAAGATCGATCAGGCAAGGCTCGACGCCTTCGCCACACGTGCCATCGGCGACCTCACGGCCGGGTATACCGGCGTGATGGTGAGCCTTGGCAGCAAGCTCGGTCTCTACAAGGCAATGGCCGGTGCCGGCCCGTTGAGCGCCAAGGAAGTCGCCAAGCGCGCCGGCTGCGCCGAGCGCTATGTCGGCGAATGGCTCAATGCCCAGGCCGCCGGCGGCTACATCGCCTACCACGGGGCGAGCGATACCTACGAACTGCTGCCCGAACAGGCGATGGTGCTGGCCGACGAGGACAGCCCCGTCTACATCCCGCACGCCTGGAACGTGCCGGCATCGATGTGGTTCGATGAGGCCAAATCGCTTGAGGCCTTCCGAACCGGCAAGGGCGTCGCCTGGGGCGAGCATGACGGACGGCTTTCGTGCGGCTCGGCGGCGTTCTTCCGCAACGGCTACCGCGCCGCCCTCGTGCCGCAATGGCTGCCGGCGCTGGATGGCGTGGTCGAGGAGCTTGAGGCCGGCATCGCGGTTGCCGACGTCGGCTGCGGCTATGGCCACTCGACGCTGCTGATGGCGAAAGCCTTCCCGAACTCGCGTTTTCACGGCTTTGACACGCATCCTGGCTCGCTCGTCGAGGCGCGGCGCAATGCCGAAGTCGCCGGCCTGTCGGATCGGATCGAATACGGACTGGCGCGGGCCGACGACTATCCGGACGGGCAATATGGCCTGATCTGCTTCTTCGACATCCTTCACGATCTCGGAGACCCGGTCGCCGCGGCCCGCCACGCGGCGAAGACCATCGCGCCCGGCGGCACGGTGCTGCTGGTCGAGCCGTTCGCGCGCGACCACGTCAGGGACAACCTCTCTCCGGTGGCGCAACTCTACTACTCGGCTTCGACCGTGATCTGCACCGCACACGCCATCTCCGAGGGCGGACACATGGTGCTGGGAGCACAGGCCGGCGAGGCGCGCCTCGCCGAGGTTTTCCGCAAGGCGGGCTTCACGCATTTCCGCCGCGCCGTGGAAACGCCTTTCAACCTCATCTTCGAGGTGCGGCGCTGA
- a CDS encoding YncE family protein: MKKILAVAALAAAITLAGAFRPAQAEQPALILYETKGQQAVRQEGIAFVELDPDAPDYGRILAQIPLPPDLISHHIFYNPARDRAYLTSLGRSELRVLDVTSFPYRTKVVPVPGCDVGEDVAFSEAQNRWYLTCMGSSIVIVGDAKSDEVLETMQMPVPYPHGITVHDGIDRMLVTSTINPKDPTDAGEAIVVIQPSTGKVLSTHKVSDKPSPSGTAPVEAFFVPGTEPPIAYITNMIEGRIWIAEWQPETETFAFRGDFDFAAIGQGMALEVYFNAAGDRAYVTTALPGHLNAFDISDPRAPRHLYAVEAAGGAHHLVFSPDGNRAYVQNSLINIPGMNDGSISVIDLVAGKKLGSIDTFKDAGLTINTIMLTPEAKDFHAH; the protein is encoded by the coding sequence ATGAAAAAGATACTCGCAGTCGCCGCGCTCGCCGCAGCCATCACATTGGCCGGGGCCTTCCGTCCCGCGCAGGCGGAGCAACCGGCCCTGATCCTCTACGAGACCAAGGGCCAACAGGCGGTCCGCCAGGAGGGCATCGCATTCGTCGAACTCGACCCGGACGCGCCGGACTATGGGCGGATTCTCGCCCAGATCCCGCTGCCGCCGGACCTGATCTCGCATCACATCTTCTACAATCCCGCGCGCGACCGGGCCTACCTCACCTCGCTTGGCCGCTCCGAGTTGCGGGTTCTCGACGTCACAAGCTTTCCCTACCGGACCAAAGTCGTGCCGGTTCCCGGCTGTGACGTGGGCGAGGACGTCGCCTTTTCCGAGGCACAGAATCGCTGGTATCTCACCTGCATGGGCAGCTCGATCGTCATCGTCGGCGACGCGAAGTCGGACGAGGTGCTCGAAACCATGCAGATGCCTGTGCCCTACCCGCACGGCATCACCGTCCATGACGGCATCGACCGCATGCTGGTGACGAGCACCATCAACCCGAAGGACCCGACGGATGCCGGCGAAGCGATCGTGGTCATCCAGCCGAGTACCGGCAAGGTATTGTCGACGCACAAGGTTTCCGACAAGCCGTCGCCGTCGGGCACGGCGCCCGTCGAGGCGTTCTTCGTCCCCGGAACTGAGCCGCCGATTGCCTACATCACCAACATGATCGAAGGCCGCATCTGGATCGCCGAATGGCAGCCGGAGACCGAGACGTTCGCCTTCCGCGGAGATTTCGATTTCGCCGCGATCGGCCAGGGCATGGCGCTTGAGGTCTACTTCAATGCCGCGGGCGACCGGGCCTACGTGACCACGGCGCTGCCGGGGCATCTGAACGCCTTCGACATCTCCGATCCACGTGCGCCCAGGCACCTCTACGCGGTCGAGGCGGCGGGCGGCGCCCATCACCTGGTGTTCTCGCCCGACGGCAACCGCGCCTATGTGCAGAACAGCCTGATCAACATCCCGGGCATGAACGACGGTTCGATCTCTGTGATCGATCTGGTGGCAGGCAAGAAGCTCGGCTCCATCGACACGTTCAAGGACGCGGGCCTGACGATCAACACGATCATGCTGACGCCCGAGGCAAAGGACTTTCACGCCCACTGA
- a CDS encoding LysR substrate-binding domain-containing protein: MNERTIETLVDRLLSVAPLLKAIAEEGSFAGAADRLDLDPSAVSHRIRALERLLGLTLFERTTRRVVPTRSGAILCDASRDVVSELTRALAAAREVRRLPTIRLSVMSSLAMKWLVPRLPLAREAGIDVSVEIMEGLVELGHAGVDAALRFGVGPYPGLHSRRLLRCSLQPVVAPSLVRKNAAPMDPLVPDGLLLLGDTGSGRWSGLVAWETYARGLGRTIDPAVSRQDFDRADVMLQAAIGGLGIALGRTLLIEDDIANGLLVPIGPPVPIDASYWLVTSHEQAGSEAIEALARWLSGLLSTAGPDGAKAGHL, from the coding sequence ATGAATGAACGGACGATAGAGACGCTGGTCGACCGCCTGCTCTCGGTGGCGCCGCTGTTGAAGGCGATCGCGGAGGAGGGCAGCTTCGCCGGAGCGGCGGACCGTCTGGATCTCGATCCGAGCGCGGTAAGCCACCGCATCCGCGCGCTGGAACGGTTGCTCGGTCTGACGCTTTTCGAGCGGACGACACGCCGCGTCGTGCCGACACGGTCCGGCGCCATCCTCTGCGACGCGTCGCGTGACGTTGTCAGCGAATTGACCCGCGCGCTCGCTGCGGCGCGTGAGGTGCGTCGTTTGCCGACCATTCGGCTGTCGGTGATGTCGTCACTGGCCATGAAATGGCTGGTGCCGCGCCTGCCCCTCGCTCGAGAGGCCGGGATCGACGTTTCCGTGGAGATCATGGAGGGACTTGTCGAGCTCGGGCATGCCGGCGTGGATGCGGCGTTGCGTTTCGGTGTCGGTCCCTATCCCGGCCTTCATTCCAGGCGCTTGCTTCGATGCAGCCTTCAGCCCGTCGTTGCACCGTCTCTGGTCCGCAAGAACGCTGCGCCCATGGACCCGCTCGTGCCGGACGGTCTGCTTCTGCTTGGCGACACGGGAAGCGGCCGATGGAGCGGGCTGGTGGCCTGGGAGACCTATGCCCGTGGCCTCGGCCGAACGATCGACCCCGCCGTCTCCCGACAGGATTTCGACCGTGCCGACGTGATGCTCCAGGCGGCCATCGGCGGGCTCGGCATCGCGCTCGGCCGCACGCTGCTGATCGAGGATGACATCGCGAACGGGCTGCTCGTGCCGATTGGCCCTCCGGTGCCGATTGACGCCAGCTATTGGCTGGTGACGTCCCACGAACAGGCGGGCTCCGAAGCCATCGAGGCACTGGCACGGTGGCTGAGCGGCCTTCTGTCGACCGCCGGGCCAGATGGAGCAAAGGCCGGACATCTCTGA